A region from the Bradyrhizobium erythrophlei genome encodes:
- a CDS encoding very short patch repair endonuclease, with protein sequence MMDVLTPRQRSHCMSRIRGKDTKPELILRRALWSAGLRYRLHHSVTGRPDIAFPGSRVAVFCDGCFWHGCPHHSVSPKTNASFWKTKIGKNRARDERVAAALRDEGWIVIRFWEHDIKNNPEKLAGRVKRIVGKTVGRGRRR encoded by the coding sequence ATGATGGATGTTTTGACACCGCGGCAAAGAAGCCACTGTATGTCGCGGATACGGGGGAAAGACACCAAGCCCGAACTGATCCTGCGTCGGGCCCTCTGGTCTGCGGGTCTCCGGTACCGCCTGCACCACAGCGTGACGGGACGGCCCGATATTGCCTTCCCAGGGTCCCGCGTGGCCGTGTTCTGTGACGGCTGCTTCTGGCACGGCTGTCCGCACCACAGCGTGAGCCCCAAAACGAATGCTTCTTTCTGGAAAACAAAAATCGGGAAAAACAGGGCGCGGGACGAGCGAGTTGCGGCGGCGTTGCGGGACGAGGGATGGATAGTCATCCGCTTCTGGGAGCATGACATTAAGAATAATCCGGAAAAGCTAGCTGGTCGGGTGAAACGCATCGTGGGAAAGACGGTTGGACGTGGACGCAGGCGGTAA